From the genome of Synergistaceae bacterium:
GATCTTGATTTAGAGTGTTGGACAGAAAACATGGCGACATTTGCTGAAGATGTTAAAAATGGAGACGTTGTCGAAATCGGAATTAGTGTGCCTAACAGCAATCAGGGAATTTATGTTCCTCGATATGTTATAGAAGGAGATCCAGGAAGAGGAATCAAACCGATTGCTCCTAGTCTTAAAACGGTTAAGGATCTCGCAAAATATTCCCACCTATTTCCTGATGAAGAGGACAATAAAATGGGTAGATTTTACGGCGGAACCCCGGGATGGGCAGCAGATATAATTTTATATAAAAAATATAAACTTTATGGGCTTGATAAACACTACAACTATGTACGACTGGGAAGCGAAGCTACTCTTTTTGCATCGTTGGAAGCTGCTTATAACTTGGGGGAAGCTTGGGTCGGCTACTGCTTTGAGCCGACTGTGATAAGTGGCAAACTTGATATCGTCAGATTGGAAGACGAACCATTTGATAAAGAACTCTTTAAAAAAGGAGCAACAGAGTTTAACCCGCAAGAACTGCATATCATTGGCAGCCGATATTTTGCAAAAAAGGCACCTGAGTTAATAGACTTCCTAAAAAAATACAGAACCGACAGCAATGTAATAGCAAAAGGCTTGGCATATATAAATGACAAAAATGCAACTCATAAACAAGCTGCCATATGGATTCTTAAAACCTATCCTGAATTAATAGACGAGTGGCTGCCAAAAGATAAAGCCGAAAAAATTAAAAAAACACTCTAGAAATTCTACGTTTTGTTCAAAGGGTACAAATGTAAAATATTTTTAAATTTTGGGAGGTCCACAAATGGAATATTTTCTTAAATTTCCCGAAAGTCTCATTTTAGGTAGTGGGGAAGCCATAGATATCGCCGTTAAAGCTTTTAGTAGAAATCATAGAGAAACACTTAGAATTATAAGAACTGTTATATTAAACTCGGTCAATTCGGTATATTTCTCTCTAGAGAAGATTCCTTGGTTTATTCTAATTCTGATTGTTATTTACCTTGGATGGAAAGCCAGCAAGAAAAAATATGTCGGC
Proteins encoded in this window:
- a CDS encoding ABC transporter substrate-binding protein — its product is MNFKELRTGTKKLRNILFGTVLFFSIFSTQAFAKTTLVLADSGWDSQKLHNALVSHIVEKAYGGYKLKTSTASTPMNWQALIAGDVDLDLECWTENMATFAEDVKNGDVVEIGISVPNSNQGIYVPRYVIEGDPGRGIKPIAPSLKTVKDLAKYSHLFPDEEDNKMGRFYGGTPGWAADIILYKKYKLYGLDKHYNYVRLGSEATLFASLEAAYNLGEAWVGYCFEPTVISGKLDIVRLEDEPFDKELFKKGATEFNPQELHIIGSRYFAKKAPELIDFLKKYRTDSNVIAKGLAYINDKNATHKQAAIWILKTYPELIDEWLPKDKAEKIKKTL